The following coding sequences are from one Bacillota bacterium window:
- a CDS encoding competence/damage-inducible protein A: MIAEIVSVGTELLMGQIVDSNAAYISAQLPAIGWKVLYRQTVGDNLERLTQTLKLALSRSDAVITIGGLGPTMDDLTREGIAAALDEPLVLDHDLQQELQQKFQQRRYPMVSSILRQAYRPACARPLPNPNGTAPGLIAEKGDQVVIALPGPPAELIPMFNDYVLPYLRERAGGEPGVILSRILRVCGMGESLVEDRIKDLMQGSNPTVAPYAKTGEVHLRITASAPSPEQAQAMIAELENRIRERLGNAIYGVDDQTLEQAVMELLWAKGATVAIAESCTGGLLGHRLTEVSGSSKALVGGVVAYSNELKVRLLGVPEKVLREHGAVSEPTARAMAEGIRRLTGADYGVGITGIAGPTGGTPEKPVGLVYIAVASSGGMRVAEHRFIGRRSEVKWRASQAALVMLREELL, translated from the coding sequence ATGATTGCAGAGATTGTTTCGGTAGGCACGGAGCTGCTGATGGGGCAGATTGTGGACTCCAACGCTGCTTATATCAGCGCGCAACTGCCCGCCATCGGCTGGAAGGTGCTGTATCGGCAGACGGTCGGCGATAACCTCGAGCGGCTGACGCAGACGCTGAAGCTGGCGCTGTCGCGGTCGGACGCCGTGATTACCATCGGCGGGCTGGGACCCACCATGGACGACCTGACGCGCGAGGGCATCGCCGCCGCGCTGGACGAACCTCTGGTCTTAGACCACGACCTGCAGCAGGAGCTGCAGCAGAAGTTCCAGCAGCGCCGCTACCCGATGGTCAGCAGCATCCTGCGACAGGCGTATCGCCCCGCCTGCGCCCGTCCCCTGCCCAACCCCAACGGAACCGCACCGGGTCTCATCGCCGAGAAGGGCGATCAAGTGGTCATCGCACTGCCGGGTCCCCCTGCAGAGCTTATCCCGATGTTCAACGATTACGTCCTGCCCTACCTGCGTGAGCGGGCAGGCGGGGAACCGGGCGTCATCCTGTCGCGGATTCTGCGGGTGTGCGGCATGGGTGAGTCGCTGGTGGAAGACCGCATCAAAGACCTGATGCAGGGTTCCAACCCCACGGTTGCCCCCTACGCAAAGACCGGTGAGGTGCATCTGCGCATCACTGCCAGCGCACCCAGCCCCGAACAGGCACAGGCAATGATCGCCGAACTGGAAAACCGTATCCGCGAACGGTTGGGCAACGCAATATACGGTGTGGACGACCAAACGCTGGAGCAGGCGGTGATGGAGTTGCTGTGGGCGAAAGGGGCGACGGTGGCGATCGCGGAATCGTGTACGGGTGGACTGCTTGGACATCGGCTGACGGAGGTTTCGGGCAGCTCGAAGGCATTGGTGGGCGGTGTGGTGGCTTACAGCAACGAGCTGAAGGTACGCTTGCTGGGTGTGCCAGAGAAGGTACTGCGCGAACACGGCGCAGTGAGCGAACCCACCGCCCGCGCCATGGCAGAGGGCATCCGACGGCTAACAGGCGCAGACTATGGAGTGGGCATCACGGGCATCGCGGGTCCCACCGGAGGCACACCCGAGAAGCCGGTCGGTTTAGTATATATTGCGGTAGCGTCGTCTGGAGGCATGCGCGTGGCAGAACACCGCTTCATCGGCAGGCGCAGCGAGGTGAAGTGGCGGGCATCGCAGGCGGCGCTGGTGATGCTGCGCGAGGAGCTGTTGTGA
- the thpR gene encoding RNA 2',3'-cyclic phosphodiesterase, with the protein MRLFFAVLLENQTRHRVAVVQESMKRALAGQRISWVKEENLHLTLRFLGEQDEQGLRRAVEAAHAVASQHSAFRFVVRGVGVFPDVRRARVLWVGVQEPAEPLYCLATDLEQTLRQRGFPPEDKPFRSHITLARVKEPPPAAVLQRIFASIPDEPLGTVEVRSFLLMQSVLHPNGSQYSPVQEFPLLPR; encoded by the coding sequence ATGCGTCTGTTTTTCGCGGTGCTGCTGGAGAACCAAACCAGACATCGCGTGGCGGTGGTGCAGGAGAGCATGAAGCGCGCGCTGGCAGGGCAGCGCATCTCCTGGGTGAAAGAGGAGAACCTGCATCTGACCCTGCGCTTTCTGGGCGAGCAGGATGAGCAAGGCTTGCGCCGTGCGGTGGAGGCGGCACATGCAGTCGCCAGCCAGCATTCCGCTTTTCGTTTTGTGGTGCGTGGCGTGGGAGTGTTTCCCGATGTGCGTCGGGCGCGGGTGCTGTGGGTGGGCGTGCAGGAGCCTGCCGAACCGTTATACTGTTTGGCTACCGACCTGGAGCAGACGTTGCGCCAGCGCGGTTTCCCGCCCGAGGACAAACCCTTCCGCTCGCATATTACCCTGGCGCGGGTGAAGGAACCGCCACCTGCTGCTGTGTTGCAAAGGATTTTCGCGTCGATACCTGACGAACCGCTGGGCACAGTAGAGGTGCGCTCTTTTCTTTTAATGCAGAGCGTGCTTCACCCCAACGGCTCGCAGTATAGTCCTGTGCAGGAGTTTCCCTTGTTGCCGCGGTAG
- a CDS encoding copper amine oxidase N-terminal domain-containing protein has protein sequence MGLSTVPSLSQSQARQLALDFVSQMPGVLSVEVDESIFRCGFGMFTDVMGTSRLLRSFPVKAVRTTDSPMVGDFYIIAVDGHTGDVFLVDESLPRSAQRADGHAPPRGTKKKQEVRVLKISFGETDVSDVRTLLMLQPLQIGGDVYLWTGWLRSPLFGVADADVKYDPSGRTVRVRFQGKSWQLAAGSQWLVSGRKRIVLSRPVLCLRGRIYVPMDAIRHITGWAAEVKEDRVVLRRPVLR, from the coding sequence GTGGGGCTGTCGACGGTTCCCTCTCTGTCCCAGTCGCAGGCGCGTCAGCTGGCGCTGGATTTCGTGAGCCAGATGCCGGGTGTGCTGTCGGTGGAGGTGGACGAAAGCATCTTTCGTTGCGGTTTCGGGATGTTTACAGACGTGATGGGTACCTCGCGGTTACTCCGGAGTTTCCCGGTGAAGGCGGTAAGGACGACAGACTCGCCGATGGTTGGCGACTTTTACATTATCGCAGTCGACGGGCACACAGGCGATGTGTTTTTGGTCGACGAGTCGCTGCCCCGGTCGGCGCAGAGAGCCGATGGGCACGCGCCGCCGCGGGGCACGAAAAAGAAGCAGGAGGTGCGGGTGCTGAAAATATCCTTCGGCGAAACGGATGTGTCGGATGTAAGGACACTATTAATGCTTCAACCGCTACAAATCGGCGGTGACGTGTATCTGTGGACAGGATGGTTGCGTTCCCCCCTGTTTGGAGTAGCGGATGCTGATGTGAAGTATGACCCCTCTGGTCGGACGGTTCGTGTCCGCTTTCAAGGCAAGTCATGGCAACTGGCAGCAGGGAGCCAGTGGTTGGTTTCAGGCAGGAAGCGAATTGTGCTGTCTCGCCCGGTGCTTTGCCTGCGTGGACGCATCTACGTCCCGATGGACGCTATTCGGCATATCACCGGCTGGGCTGCCGAAGTAAAGGAGGACAGGGTGGTTCTTAGACGACCAGTATTAAGGTGA